A stretch of the Aminipila terrae genome encodes the following:
- a CDS encoding BTAD domain-containing putative transcriptional regulator yields the protein MKNNIIESKIQVPRVSKNFIIRPRLLEQFQEELKLFVLHATVGYGKTVLMTQLNGVAGADVAWYHLNESDNDVITFMQYLSRSLEKIYGVLQFDLERYEGMEQNEKQLTEMTYDLLEQITKAQQKKIKDTFIVLDDFQVINNEKIDTVLEIFISSLETNLKVVVATKGSIPHFWSRFYIQGQGMLIGQKELGFNKEEIEMIVKQMVAEDKNPTEIAGRMYQSVGRWPAGVMFEILYLKQGGLQSSENIMGKAAVYDYIMRALYRKLPFDIQTFLSSTSALEFLNADVCNAVMKIDNSQSILNYLVQENLLIIKVGSGDRMFRYHSLMKEFLNEQLNDLTRKEIMKRAAEFYLHTDNKEQAVEYAINGENPELAEYAVGSIGIDMVNQGKLSTVERWINWIESCNINITPKTMLVYGVYNWKSGRINKGLDFINIAIEKFITSMNEVGYIQAMLEKARIMKVMGKDEESAGIIDELSPILRNKDRKKMVYNFCRESQIGFNINLDNNFKDNQENYQVVTLARQNPDSYREKPIYIKAFGEFQVFITGKTEEIKWRTKKAQELFAYLFHLNGEPVSKEELTLLLWPDNQGKSATSLLHTALYSIRRELSTFGLDNLICYNKKKYLLNMDMINSDVQDLTVYYETLKNGKELHLEEEALSDIYTGSYMERMELDEFLPQRVNLEKMFLKVCEMEGIEDFKCGRFERTIMWMNRAVATDPFEESLQLLRIKSYAALRDFKNTKKYYEKMKEMLLKEFDLQPSEDIGEIWRKYVGVKNGV from the coding sequence ATGAAGAATAATATAATTGAATCTAAAATACAGGTTCCAAGAGTATCTAAAAACTTCATAATAAGACCCAGATTGCTAGAGCAGTTTCAGGAAGAGTTAAAGCTATTTGTCCTTCATGCCACTGTAGGTTATGGGAAAACTGTTCTTATGACACAGTTAAACGGAGTAGCAGGTGCTGATGTAGCATGGTATCATCTCAATGAATCGGATAATGATGTGATTACATTTATGCAATATCTGAGTAGAAGCCTGGAAAAGATTTATGGAGTACTGCAGTTTGATCTGGAACGATATGAAGGTATGGAACAAAATGAGAAGCAGCTCACTGAAATGACATATGATTTACTGGAGCAAATTACAAAAGCACAACAGAAAAAAATAAAAGATACTTTTATTGTACTTGATGATTTTCAGGTAATAAACAATGAAAAAATTGACACGGTTCTGGAAATCTTTATATCTAGCCTGGAAACTAATTTAAAGGTAGTAGTGGCTACTAAAGGAAGTATACCTCATTTCTGGAGCCGTTTTTACATACAGGGACAGGGAATGTTAATTGGGCAGAAAGAACTGGGATTTAATAAAGAAGAAATAGAAATGATTGTAAAGCAGATGGTAGCTGAAGATAAAAATCCAACTGAAATTGCAGGCAGAATGTATCAAAGTGTTGGAAGATGGCCTGCTGGTGTAATGTTTGAAATTTTATATTTAAAGCAGGGAGGCCTACAGAGCAGTGAAAATATTATGGGAAAAGCTGCTGTTTATGATTACATAATGCGTGCACTTTACCGAAAGCTTCCTTTTGATATACAAACTTTTTTGTCTTCCACATCCGCATTGGAATTTTTAAACGCAGATGTGTGCAATGCAGTTATGAAAATTGACAATTCCCAAAGTATTTTAAACTATTTAGTTCAGGAGAATCTTCTGATTATAAAAGTAGGTTCTGGAGACAGAATGTTCAGATACCATTCTTTAATGAAAGAATTTTTAAATGAGCAGTTAAATGACCTTACAAGAAAAGAGATAATGAAGAGAGCTGCTGAATTTTATTTGCATACAGATAATAAAGAACAGGCAGTGGAATATGCAATCAACGGAGAAAATCCAGAGCTTGCAGAATATGCAGTAGGGAGCATCGGAATCGATATGGTTAATCAGGGAAAGCTTTCTACTGTAGAAAGATGGATAAACTGGATCGAATCCTGCAACATAAATATTACGCCTAAAACCATGCTGGTATACGGGGTATATAACTGGAAATCAGGGCGCATTAATAAAGGTCTGGATTTCATAAATATAGCCATTGAAAAATTTATTACTTCAATGAATGAGGTGGGTTATATACAGGCCATGCTGGAAAAAGCAAGGATAATGAAAGTTATGGGGAAGGATGAAGAGTCAGCTGGCATAATAGATGAATTATCACCCATACTTAGAAACAAAGACAGGAAAAAAATGGTGTATAATTTCTGTAGAGAGAGCCAGATTGGTTTTAATATTAATTTAGATAACAATTTTAAAGACAATCAGGAAAACTACCAAGTTGTTACTCTGGCAAGACAGAATCCAGACAGTTATAGGGAAAAACCCATTTATATTAAAGCTTTTGGTGAGTTTCAGGTATTTATAACAGGAAAAACCGAAGAGATAAAATGGAGAACGAAAAAAGCCCAGGAGTTATTTGCCTATTTATTTCATTTAAATGGGGAGCCTGTATCAAAAGAAGAGTTAACTCTGCTTTTGTGGCCTGATAACCAGGGAAAAAGTGCAACTTCTCTTTTACATACGGCTTTATACAGTATACGAAGAGAATTGAGTACCTTCGGCCTGGACAACCTTATTTGTTACAATAAGAAAAAATACTTATTGAATATGGATATGATAAATTCAGATGTTCAAGATCTTACAGTGTATTATGAAACATTAAAAAATGGCAAAGAACTTCATCTGGAGGAAGAAGCACTTAGTGATATATATACAGGAAGTTACATGGAAAGAATGGAACTGGATGAATTTTTACCCCAGAGGGTAAACCTGGAAAAAATGTTTCTCAAGGTTTGTGAAATGGAAGGAATTGAAGATTTTAAATGTGGCAGGTTTGAACGCACTATTATGTGGATGAACAGGGCTGTTGCAACTGACCCTTTTGAAGAAAGCCTGCAACTTTTACGGATTAAAAGTTATGCAGCCTTGAGAGATTTTAAAAATACAAAAAAATATTATGAAAAAATGAAGGAAATGCTATTAAAAGAGTTTGATTTACAGCCTTCTGAAGATATTGGAGAAATCTGGCGCAAATATGTGGGGGTTAAAAATGGAGTATAA
- a CDS encoding ATP-binding protein has translation MEYNSNASYLKDIKHLTLLEVDFYESILHKEELGEKEEKLKNYKKNMEERLQCGDNIVFLPLEYLFERFNLDLFQRYCVRLSLMPELIGGFSCDVDFAVSSFAAIYHRDMFEVKKIELLKYFEVNSILKRVFLTTELYCPKNRLLESLQSSERIKSFVIDGSLFSNALRDKAEIWDSSNYKQNQTGNIAFDPTINEIQLKTLEKAWTEDADIFLLYGLPGSGKKEVIRQFCRRKNLSVIFVKEPSEGEDIKVFISQVNTEAAISQSIVCFEEIRGIEEFNVYLDKICTRCFVISTNENPNYPEQKNCRIFYIQFPRPNITACIKFWNEMKKFYSVDSQIKFESIACKFNLNFGEIKEVMETAEQELRISSADDITEEMLYRICRKRKSFGTTNKKIIKIETHYSWDELVLPEFSKDLLLKVCSHVEHYQKVYEEWGFLDKFAYGTGVSAIFTGAPGTGKTMAAQVVANKLGLDLYKVNLAGVVSKYIGETEKNLQEIFEEASGSQAVLFFDEADVLFSKRTEVKSSNDKYSNMEAAYMLQKIEEHKGICILATNYYQNFDEAFKRRIKFIIDFPFPNSSYRKILWQQVFPQKAPLDKSIDWEFLSDNFELSGSNIKNIALNAAFESAEEGSEINMKNILKSLKNEYDKIGKHISKNDLGQYYLLLENGKDGNVYEMD, from the coding sequence ATGGAGTATAATTCGAACGCATCCTATTTAAAGGATATAAAGCATTTAACGTTGCTTGAAGTGGATTTTTATGAGAGTATTTTACATAAAGAAGAACTGGGGGAAAAGGAAGAAAAGTTAAAGAACTATAAAAAGAACATGGAAGAGAGGCTTCAGTGCGGAGACAATATTGTTTTTTTGCCATTGGAATATTTATTTGAAAGATTTAATTTAGACCTTTTTCAGAGGTATTGTGTAAGACTTTCCCTTATGCCCGAGTTGATTGGAGGTTTTTCATGTGATGTGGATTTTGCTGTGTCTTCTTTTGCAGCAATTTATCACAGAGACATGTTTGAGGTAAAAAAAATAGAGCTGTTAAAATATTTTGAAGTCAACAGCATTTTGAAAAGAGTATTTCTGACAACAGAATTATACTGTCCTAAAAATAGACTGCTTGAGTCTTTACAAAGTTCTGAAAGAATAAAAAGCTTTGTAATAGATGGCAGTCTATTTTCGAATGCTCTAAGAGATAAAGCAGAAATTTGGGATAGCTCAAACTACAAACAGAATCAAACTGGTAATATTGCTTTTGACCCGACAATTAATGAAATACAGCTAAAAACTCTGGAAAAAGCATGGACGGAAGATGCGGATATATTTTTACTTTATGGCTTACCGGGAAGCGGCAAAAAGGAAGTCATCAGGCAATTTTGCAGGAGAAAAAATTTATCCGTTATTTTTGTTAAAGAGCCTTCAGAGGGAGAAGACATAAAAGTTTTTATTAGTCAGGTAAACACAGAAGCAGCTATATCACAGAGCATAGTCTGCTTTGAGGAAATAAGGGGCATTGAAGAATTTAACGTGTATCTGGATAAGATTTGCACAAGATGTTTTGTAATCAGCACAAATGAAAATCCCAATTACCCAGAGCAAAAAAACTGCAGGATTTTTTATATTCAGTTTCCAAGGCCAAACATAACTGCCTGCATTAAATTCTGGAATGAAATGAAAAAGTTTTATTCAGTTGACAGCCAGATTAAATTTGAAAGCATAGCTTGCAAATTTAATCTTAACTTTGGGGAGATAAAAGAAGTTATGGAAACAGCTGAACAAGAACTAAGGATTTCATCCGCAGATGATATCACGGAAGAAATGCTTTACAGGATTTGCCGAAAAAGGAAAAGCTTTGGAACCACAAACAAAAAAATTATAAAAATCGAAACCCATTATTCATGGGATGAATTAGTTTTACCTGAGTTCTCTAAAGATTTGTTGCTTAAGGTCTGCAGCCATGTGGAGCATTATCAAAAAGTCTATGAAGAATGGGGTTTTCTTGACAAATTTGCATATGGCACAGGGGTATCAGCTATCTTTACAGGGGCACCGGGTACTGGAAAAACCATGGCAGCGCAAGTGGTTGCAAATAAATTGGGGTTAGACTTATATAAAGTAAATTTAGCAGGGGTAGTGAGCAAATATATAGGTGAGACTGAAAAGAATCTGCAGGAGATATTTGAAGAGGCATCGGGCAGTCAGGCGGTTTTATTCTTTGATGAAGCAGATGTTCTTTTTTCTAAAAGAACAGAAGTAAAGAGTTCTAATGATAAATACAGTAATATGGAGGCAGCTTATATGCTCCAGAAAATAGAAGAACATAAAGGTATCTGCATACTTGCTACAAATTATTATCAAAACTTTGATGAAGCTTTTAAGCGGCGTATAAAATTTATTATTGATTTTCCTTTTCCAAACTCCAGTTATAGAAAGATTTTATGGCAGCAGGTGTTTCCGCAGAAAGCTCCACTGGACAAAAGTATCGACTGGGAGTTCCTGTCCGATAACTTTGAACTGTCAGGAAGTAACATAAAAAATATTGCTTTGAATGCAGCTTTTGAAAGCGCAGAAGAAGGTAGTGAAATCAATATGAAGAATATATTAAAATCCCTGAAAAATGAATATGATAAAATTGGAAAACATATTTCAAAAAATGATCTGGGACAGTATTATTTGCTTTTGGAAAATGGCAAGGACGGTAATGTTTATGAAATGGACTGA